In a genomic window of Zootoca vivipara chromosome 5, rZooViv1.1, whole genome shotgun sequence:
- the BDH1 gene encoding D-beta-hydroxybutyrate dehydrogenase, mitochondrial, translated as MATILAATRISRPLAQLATKTSHLKDVSASLRPLPKICYSASRLQGRRSYGTEVDEIGERPVLITGCDSGFGFALAKHLHERGFIIYAGCLLKEQGRGGSKELDAMKSDRMRTVQLNVCDSEDVSRAVDYMTSTLKMPEKGLWGLVNNAGISTFGEVEFTSMDTYKEVAEVNLWGTIRTTKAFLPLIRRAKGRVVNISSMMGRMANPARSPYCITKFGVEAFSDCLRYEMRPHDVKVCIVEPGNFIAGTSLYSPERIQAIADKMWDELPEIVRRDYGRKYFDEQIAKMESYCNSGSSDTSPVIDSIAHALTSSTPYTRYHPMDYYWWLRMQVMTHMPAAISDRLYIY; from the exons GCCCCTGCCTAAGATCTGTTACTCGGCATCACGCCTGCAGGGCCGACGTTCCTACGGCACGGAAGTGGACGAG ATTGGCGAGAGGCCCGTCCTCATCACTGGCTGCGATTCTGGCTTCGGCTTCGCCTTGGCCAAACACCTGCATGAGCGAGGATTCATCATCTATGCCGGCTGCCTGCTCAAG gAGCAGGGAAGAGGCGGCTCCAAGGAGCTGGACGCGATGAAGAGTGACCGGATGAGGACCGTCCAGCTCAATGTCTGTGACAGCGAAGATGTCAGCCGGGCCGTGGACTACATGACCTCCACTCTGAAGATGCCAGAAAAAG GGCTGTGGGGCCTGGTCAACAACGCCGGGATCTCTACCTTTGGGGAGGTGGAGTTCACCAGCATGGACACCTACAAGGAGGTGGCGGAGGTGAACCTGTGGGGAACAATCCGCACCACCAAGGCCTTCTTGCCTCTCATCCGCAGGGCCAAAG GCCGCGTGGTGAACATCAGCAGCATGATGGGGCGCATGGCCAACCCGGCGCGCTCCCCCTACTGCATCACCAAGTTTGGGGTGGAGGCCTTTTCCGACTGCCTGCGCTACGAGATGCGCCCGCACGACGTCAAGGTGTGCATTGTGGAGCCGGGCAACTTCATCGCGGGCACCAGCCTCTACAGCCCTGAGCGCATCCAGGCCATCGCCGACAAGATGTGGGACGAGCTGCCCGAGATCGTGCGCCGCGACTACGGGCGCAAGTACTTTGACGAGCAGATTGCCAAGATGGAGTCGTACTGCAACAGCGGCTCCTCGGACACGTCGCCCGTCATCGACAGCATCGCCCACGCCCTGACCTCCTCCACCCCCTACACCCGCTACCACCCCATGGACTACTATTGGTGGCTGCGCATGCAGGTCATGACCCACATGCCGGCCGCCATCTCGGACCGACTCTACATCTACTGA